The following are encoded in a window of Acidobacteriota bacterium genomic DNA:
- a CDS encoding putative metallopeptidase, whose product MPKMKRRPIRYEAAPDIQALFLDIVRTLDLRHIDRDRVVCLRSRGSSARRTIARCHGMSKVLQIAMGNKAFYVLEFLSERFDKLGEKEREETVIHELMHIPLNFGGGFRRHDRVTAKAVTAMHDRYRKAKMRNAP is encoded by the coding sequence ATGCCCAAAATGAAACGGCGTCCCATCCGTTATGAAGCGGCCCCGGATATCCAGGCGCTTTTCCTGGATATCGTCCGGACTCTGGATCTCCGCCATATCGACAGGGACAGGGTCGTCTGTCTCCGGAGCCGGGGATCGTCGGCCCGGCGGACGATCGCCCGGTGCCACGGTATGAGCAAGGTCCTCCAGATCGCGATGGGAAACAAGGCCTTCTACGTTCTCGAATTCCTGTCGGAGAGGTTCGACAAGCTGGGGGAAAAGGAGCGCGAGGAAACGGTCATTCACGAACTGATGCACATTCCCTTGAATTTCGGCGGCGGGTTCCGGCGCCACGACCGCGTGACGGCCAAAGCCGTCACCGCCATGCACGACCGCTACCGGAAGGCGAAAATGCGGAACGCGCCCTGA
- a CDS encoding patatin-like phospholipase family protein gives MNNGGRRGTPRIGLALGGGGARGCAHIGVINGLEEAGIPIHCVAGTSIGSVMGAVYSAGDWKEFTDYLLKIKWNDVIRHFDPVIPKRGFFDGEKIKTLLKDVIPDPDFRSCRIPFAATATDLYSGREVILKTGDMIEAIRASISIPGIFTPARIGKRYLVDGGVINPLPVTVARRLGADIVIAVDLNHHFIREKRSAMKFYGKKSWLDKLAPTRPNILDVIENSVFLMQDQLTKNTLEKHPPEFLIRPALHSASIFDFHKAKSMIEEGRRKTQPVIPEILQRLQTRTLTES, from the coding sequence ATGAACAACGGCGGCCGCCGCGGCACGCCCAGGATCGGACTCGCGCTTGGAGGCGGAGGCGCCCGCGGCTGTGCTCATATCGGAGTCATCAACGGACTCGAGGAAGCCGGAATTCCCATCCATTGCGTGGCCGGCACAAGTATCGGCTCTGTCATGGGAGCGGTTTACTCGGCCGGAGATTGGAAGGAATTCACGGATTACCTGCTGAAAATCAAATGGAATGACGTGATCCGGCATTTCGATCCGGTGATTCCCAAACGCGGTTTTTTCGACGGGGAAAAGATCAAAACCCTCCTGAAAGACGTCATCCCGGACCCGGATTTCCGGAGTTGCCGCATTCCCTTCGCCGCCACGGCTACGGATTTGTATTCAGGCCGCGAGGTGATTCTCAAGACGGGCGATATGATCGAAGCGATTCGGGCCAGCATCTCGATTCCCGGCATCTTCACACCCGCCCGGATCGGAAAACGCTATCTGGTCGACGGCGGCGTCATCAATCCTCTTCCGGTGACCGTGGCCCGCCGCCTGGGTGCGGATATCGTGATCGCGGTGGACCTGAACCACCATTTCATCCGCGAAAAGCGTTCGGCCATGAAGTTCTATGGGAAAAAGAGCTGGCTGGACAAGCTGGCCCCGACCCGGCCGAATATCCTGGACGTCATCGAAAATTCGGTTTTTCTGATGCAGGATCAACTGACGAAAAATACCCTCGAAAAACATCCGCCGGAGTTCTTGATCCGTCCGGCCCTCCATTCGGCCAGCATCTTCGATTTCCACAAGGCCAAATCCATGATCGAGGAAGGCCGCCGAAAAACCCAGCCTGTGATTCCCGAAATCCTGCAACGCCTTCAGACCCGCACTCTCACGGAAAGTTGA
- a CDS encoding SDR family oxidoreductase, which translates to MSKSRIALVTGAGRGIGRAVALRLAGEPEITAVAIHFRSIARDAETTAAEVRKLGKEAETFKADFTQAPAAAAMIADVETRLGPIDILVNNVGPFFLKPWAELEDGDWEKAFNDNLLSTFRAVRAVLPGMRSRRWGRIVNLGFSRVGQNVAFPNIAPYAAAKSSLLILTRTAAVAEADRGITVNMVSPGLIEGGVLPAGAKLKAMGVGKPADVAEAVAFLASDRAAAVTGTNLIVSGTWKM; encoded by the coding sequence GGAGCCGGCCGGGGAATCGGCCGAGCCGTGGCCCTTCGTCTGGCCGGTGAACCCGAAATCACGGCCGTCGCGATTCATTTCCGGAGCATCGCCCGGGATGCTGAGACGACGGCCGCCGAGGTTCGAAAGCTCGGCAAGGAGGCGGAGACCTTCAAGGCTGATTTCACCCAAGCGCCGGCCGCCGCCGCGATGATTGCGGATGTCGAAACCCGCCTCGGCCCTATCGATATTCTTGTCAACAATGTCGGGCCGTTTTTCCTCAAACCTTGGGCGGAGCTTGAAGACGGCGACTGGGAAAAGGCCTTCAACGACAACCTCCTTTCGACCTTCCGAGCGGTCCGGGCCGTGCTGCCGGGGATGAGATCGCGGCGATGGGGCCGCATCGTCAACCTGGGATTCAGCCGGGTCGGGCAAAACGTCGCTTTTCCCAATATCGCGCCCTACGCCGCGGCCAAGTCGTCTCTCCTCATTCTGACCCGGACGGCGGCCGTGGCCGAGGCGGATCGCGGCATCACCGTCAACATGGTCTCTCCGGGTCTTATTGAAGGCGGTGTTCTTCCCGCCGGGGCGAAGCTCAAAGCCATGGGTGTCGGAAAACCGGCCGATGTGGCCGAAGCCGTGGCCTTCCTGGCGTCGGACAGAGCCGCGGCCGTGACCGGAACGAATCTCATCGTTTCGGGAACCTGGAAAATGTGA
- a CDS encoding zinc-dependent alcohol dehydrogenase family protein, whose amino-acid sequence MKAMILSGLGDLKRNRNPLSFRDVPDPSPAEGEILIRVSACGVCHTEIDEIEGRTPPPGFPVIPGHQVVGSVAGNGPKASRFKTGDRVGVAWIYSTCGNCRFCRGGRENLCPDFKATGRDADGGYAEAMVVPEEFAYPIPGVFSDSEAAPLLCAGAVGFRSLKLAGLEDGGNLGLSGFGASGHLVIQVVRRTHPRSRIFVFARSSEQRELALALGAAWAGDIEEDPGERLQAVIDTTPAWKPIVRSLRHLERGGRLVINAIGKEDADKDELLDLDYAYDLWMEKSIVSTANVTRSDVAEFLKLAAEIPIRPEVVEFGLKDANHALVEIRERKIRGAKVLRVG is encoded by the coding sequence ATGAAAGCCATGATATTGTCCGGCCTCGGCGACTTGAAAAGAAACCGCAATCCCCTGTCGTTCCGGGATGTTCCCGATCCGAGTCCGGCCGAGGGCGAAATCCTCATCCGCGTCTCCGCCTGCGGTGTCTGCCACACGGAAATCGATGAGATCGAGGGCCGGACGCCGCCGCCCGGATTTCCGGTGATCCCCGGCCACCAAGTTGTCGGATCTGTGGCGGGAAACGGTCCGAAAGCCTCTCGATTCAAAACCGGAGACAGGGTGGGTGTCGCCTGGATTTATTCGACCTGCGGAAACTGTCGTTTCTGCCGCGGCGGCCGAGAGAACCTTTGTCCGGATTTCAAGGCCACCGGCCGCGACGCCGACGGAGGCTATGCGGAAGCCATGGTCGTCCCCGAGGAATTCGCCTATCCGATTCCCGGTGTCTTTTCGGATTCCGAGGCGGCTCCGCTTCTCTGCGCCGGAGCTGTCGGTTTTCGGTCATTGAAACTCGCGGGTCTGGAAGACGGCGGGAATCTCGGCCTGAGCGGGTTCGGCGCTTCCGGACATCTGGTCATCCAGGTTGTTCGCCGAACCCATCCCCGATCCCGGATTTTTGTCTTCGCCAGGAGTTCCGAGCAGAGAGAGCTTGCCCTGGCGCTGGGCGCCGCGTGGGCCGGAGACATCGAGGAGGATCCCGGCGAACGTCTGCAGGCCGTGATCGACACCACGCCGGCCTGGAAACCCATCGTCCGGTCTCTGCGGCATCTTGAAAGAGGCGGACGGCTTGTCATCAACGCCATCGGTAAAGAAGACGCGGACAAAGACGAACTTCTTGATCTCGACTATGCCTACGATCTCTGGATGGAAAAATCCATCGTCAGCACCGCCAACGTGACCCGGTCGGACGTTGCGGAGTTTCTGAAACTGGCCGCCGAAATTCCGATCCGGCCGGAAGTCGTCGAGTTCGGTCTCAAGGACGCCAATCACGCCCTGGTGGAAATCCGGGAAAGAAAAATCAGGGGCGCCAAAGTCCTCAGGGTTGGGTGA